CAGTTCCCCACCTGGAGGCGGGTGCCGGCAATGGCGTTGATGAGGGTCGACTTCCCCGCGTTGGGGTTGCCGGCCACGGCCACCGTAACCACCTGCTTTTCCACCGGCCGAAGGGAGCACTTACGGTCCTCCCCGCTCTCCACCGACGCATCCGCATCATTTCTGGTTTTCGCCTGCACGCTCATGGCGCCACCTCCACCGCAATCCCCTCCGCCTCCTTCTTGCGGAGCGAGAGGTGGTAGCTCTTTATCGACACTTCGAGGGGATCCCCCAGGGGGGCCACTTTGACCACCTTCACTTCTTCCCCCACCAGTACCCCCATATCCATGAGCCGCCGCTTCAGGGGGCCGATGGCCCCGATGGCGGTGATCGTTCCCTTTTCGCCCGGTTTAAGCTGTGCCAGATTCATCACTGGAGACTCCTTACCATTATTTTCATTGCCATGCCGCGGTCCACGGCGATCCGCGACTCATCCACCTTCACCAGCACCGGCCCGCCGCCGTTGTTCAGCATCTCCACCCGGTTGCCGACGCGAAGCCCCATGTCCTCCACCCGCACGTCGCCCTTTCCCCGCCCGCCGTGGCACGGGCCGGAGCAGCCCCCCGGGCGGGACCTCACTTCAACGATTTCTCCCATCTCACCGGGGCTCAACAGTCCGAGGGGTATCATGGGAACTCCTTTCGTTTTCATCGTAAATTCAGGGATTGTCCTGCCAGCCGATGGCAGGGGCGAAGCAAGTTTCTTTGCTTCGCCCGCCCTGATAACCCGTTGACCTCAGAGGGCGAAGCAGATGAAGCGCATGCTCTGCCCCTACCTTCAATCACTTTAGAACGTCGCTTGCACCTGCAGGTAGCCGTAGTTGATATCCTTGCCGCTCCCGGTGGCGTCCCTGAAGAAGCCGCCGGTGAAGAACCGGTTAGCGCCGGCCAGAAGGCTCACCTGCTCGGTGACTTTGTAAGTGAGGATGAGGTTGGTCTCGAAGCCGATGTCCTTACTGATGCCGGCCGGGGTCTTGACCGCCCGGAAATAGTGGCCGTCCAGGGAGATATTGACCTTGTCGGAGAGATCCACCCCGCCCCCCAGGGTGATGGCGTGGAGACCGCTGGCATGAACCTCGTTGCCGCCGGAATCCACGGCGGTGACGCCGGAGAGGTCGCCGATGACGCTCATGTCGCCGATGAGG
The nucleotide sequence above comes from Geobacter benzoatilyticus. Encoded proteins:
- a CDS encoding FeoA family protein; the protein is MNLAQLKPGEKGTITAIGAIGPLKRRLMDMGVLVGEEVKVVKVAPLGDPLEVSIKSYHLSLRKKEAEGIAVEVAP
- a CDS encoding FeoA family protein codes for the protein MIPLGLLSPGEMGEIVEVRSRPGGCSGPCHGGRGKGDVRVEDMGLRVGNRVEMLNNGGGPVLVKVDESRIAVDRGMAMKIMVRSLQ